In one window of Flavobacterium ginsengisoli DNA:
- a CDS encoding tetratricopeptide repeat protein, with amino-acid sequence MQLSNEEEDYNLSLSKFESMLKTNKVLFFDSEEFEEIILHYLDIGKANLAKKALKLALDQHPKSTGLKLVQVEMLVYDDKLEIAEKLLNELYAIEPNNEEIYIQKANICSKRDQHEKAVELLKIALQYTDDYADVYNLIGMEYLFMDNLEMAKDSFIKCLEEDLEDQSALYNVVYCFEFLDQNQEAIVYLNEYINRNPYSEIAWHQLGRLHYGVKEYENAIRAFDYATLIDDEFLGAFMEKAKAYERLKKYNEAIESYNRTIELDDATSYALLRIGKCYEKLGNLAKAIQYYNQTVHEDPLLDKGWIAITDFHLRQKNYQKALFFVNKALAIDNQNRLYWKRYATINKQMNFFEEAEFGFRKAVEFGDYALDTWLYWVDILQFLGEFETAIQTLLQASEYFPEENEIEYRLAGLYFMIQDNTKAKFHLSNGLRLNFDNYILIEDLFPVVWTKKTVKNYIEKHRK; translated from the coding sequence ATGCAATTAAGCAACGAAGAAGAAGATTATAACCTATCCCTATCCAAATTTGAGTCGATGTTAAAAACCAACAAAGTACTCTTTTTTGATTCTGAAGAATTCGAAGAAATCATTCTTCATTATTTAGACATAGGTAAGGCTAATTTAGCAAAGAAGGCCTTAAAACTTGCTTTAGACCAGCATCCAAAATCTACAGGCTTAAAATTAGTACAAGTAGAAATGCTAGTCTATGATGATAAACTTGAGATCGCTGAAAAGCTTTTGAATGAGTTATACGCAATTGAACCTAACAACGAGGAAATCTATATCCAGAAAGCCAATATCTGTTCCAAAAGAGACCAGCACGAAAAAGCAGTAGAGCTTTTAAAAATTGCGCTTCAATACACTGATGATTATGCAGATGTGTACAATTTGATTGGAATGGAATATCTTTTTATGGATAATCTCGAAATGGCAAAAGACAGTTTCATCAAATGTCTTGAAGAAGACTTAGAAGATCAATCTGCTCTCTATAACGTAGTGTATTGTTTTGAATTTTTAGATCAAAACCAAGAAGCTATTGTATATCTTAACGAATATATCAACAGAAATCCGTACAGCGAAATTGCATGGCATCAGCTTGGACGTTTGCATTATGGCGTAAAAGAATATGAAAATGCTATTCGAGCATTTGATTATGCAACACTGATTGATGATGAATTTTTGGGTGCTTTTATGGAAAAAGCAAAAGCTTATGAGCGCCTAAAAAAATACAACGAAGCAATCGAAAGTTATAACAGAACTATCGAATTGGACGATGCGACTTCGTATGCTCTTCTTCGAATTGGTAAATGTTATGAAAAACTTGGAAATTTAGCGAAGGCAATCCAATATTATAACCAAACTGTACACGAAGATCCGCTTTTAGATAAAGGTTGGATTGCGATTACAGATTTTCATCTTCGTCAAAAAAACTATCAAAAAGCATTATTTTTTGTAAATAAAGCTTTGGCGATTGACAATCAGAATCGTTTGTATTGGAAAAGATACGCAACAATCAACAAACAAATGAATTTCTTTGAAGAAGCCGAATTTGGCTTTAGAAAAGCAGTAGAGTTTGGCGATTATGCATTAGACACTTGGTTATACTGGGTTGATATTCTTCAGTTTTTAGGAGAATTTGAAACTGCAATTCAAACCTTATTGCAAGCTTCCGAATATTTCCCTGAAGAAAATGAAATCGAATATCGTTTGGCTGGATTGTATTTTATGATTCAAGACAATACAAAAGCTAAATTCCATTTAAGCAATGGTTTACGCCTAAACTTTGACAATTATATCTTGATCGAAGATTTGTTTCCTGTGGTTTGGACAAAAAAAACAGTAAAAAATTATATAGAAAAACATCGTAAATAA
- a CDS encoding shikimate dehydrogenase family protein: MVDILLRRRFGLLGRNISYSFSKGYFTEKFNNEVFAGNSYENFDISEINYFTELIKNNPDLKGLNVTIPYKEQVIPFLDKLSKKVALIGAVNTIKFTKNGKLKGYNTDYYGFKKSLKPLLEPHHKKALILGTGGASKGVAFALDELNIPYTFVSREAKENIIDYDLINATTFDNFQIIINCTPVGTSPNIDACPNLPYEFFTEKHIAYDLIYNPAETTFLRKAKEMGAVIKNGHDMLIFQAEKAWKIWNK, from the coding sequence ATGGTTGATATTTTATTAAGAAGACGTTTTGGATTATTAGGACGCAACATAAGCTACTCTTTTTCAAAAGGTTATTTTACAGAAAAATTTAATAATGAAGTTTTTGCTGGTAACAGCTATGAGAATTTTGACATTTCGGAGATTAATTACTTTACAGAATTAATTAAGAACAATCCTGATTTAAAGGGTTTAAATGTTACCATTCCGTACAAAGAACAAGTTATTCCATTCTTAGATAAATTATCAAAAAAAGTAGCTTTAATTGGCGCTGTAAACACCATTAAGTTTACCAAAAATGGTAAATTAAAAGGCTACAACACCGATTATTACGGATTTAAGAAATCTCTAAAACCATTACTAGAGCCACATCATAAAAAAGCACTTATTTTAGGAACAGGTGGTGCTTCTAAAGGTGTCGCTTTTGCTTTGGATGAATTGAATATTCCCTACACTTTTGTCTCTAGAGAAGCAAAAGAAAACATTATTGATTATGATTTAATCAATGCTACTACTTTTGATAATTTTCAAATCATAATCAATTGCACGCCAGTTGGAACGAGTCCAAATATTGATGCTTGTCCAAATTTACCTTACGAGTTTTTTACAGAAAAACATATTGCATACGATTTAATCTACAATCCAGCAGAAACCACTTTCTTGAGAAAAGCAAAAGAAATGGGAGCTGTAATAAAAAATGGACATGATATGCTTATTTTTCAAGCCGAAAAAGCTTGGAAAATCTGGAACAAATAA
- a CDS encoding lipid A phosphoethanolamine transferase → MAQDEDIDRSNSPFAEPRYHYFLQTILLYNEYLDTKNGSYNTTNLRVLQPIGNKAWNLRFDLPLISTNSNSINQTGLGDVGAGVSFIPYFKKNNGIGLRTRVISNSAADPSFGTGKWVVIPAGIFAKYFNHKRFLWFATLEHSQSFAGSSNRSDISVTLLENNLLWFFGKNWIATDVAFRYNYILEGFQNNAFMEFGRKITPTNLVYVHPSVAFGGEKSYNFGMEVGMLILF, encoded by the coding sequence GTGGCTCAAGACGAGGACATCGACAGAAGCAATAGTCCATTTGCCGAACCTCGTTATCATTACTTTCTGCAAACCATTTTACTGTACAACGAATACTTAGACACTAAGAACGGTTCGTATAATACCACAAATTTGCGTGTTTTACAGCCAATAGGCAACAAAGCTTGGAATCTGAGATTTGATTTACCTTTAATTTCGACCAACTCCAATTCTATCAATCAAACTGGACTTGGCGACGTAGGTGCTGGAGTAAGTTTTATTCCTTATTTTAAGAAAAATAACGGAATTGGACTTAGAACCCGTGTCATCTCAAATTCTGCCGCAGATCCAAGTTTTGGCACCGGAAAATGGGTTGTTATCCCTGCCGGTATTTTTGCAAAATACTTCAATCACAAAAGATTTTTATGGTTTGCAACTTTGGAACATTCTCAAAGTTTTGCAGGATCCAGTAACCGAAGCGACATAAGCGTAACCTTACTAGAGAATAACTTGTTATGGTTCTTTGGCAAAAATTGGATTGCTACAGATGTAGCTTTTAGATACAATTACATTCTAGAAGGATTTCAAAATAATGCTTTTATGGAATTTGGTCGAAAAATAACCCCAACAAACTTAGTTTATGTACACCCAAGCGTAGCTTTTGGTGGCGAAAAATCGTATAATTTTGGTATGGAAGTCGGTATGCTAATTTTGTTTTAA